In the Haloferula helveola genome, one interval contains:
- a CDS encoding DUF1501 domain-containing protein yields MPYKTSKPTDKGIDRRTFMSRSACGAMGITALVNSLAHLRLIQAAMASGEPVGGNDYKALVVVFLFGGNDSNNMLIPTINHPQRADYDAGRAVLSISDGNLAKLQGWDETGAPVAPGAEQYGVHPNFGANSGTNNNPGPQALYNAGELGFVANVGTLVEPFHTDINTFEAEALPNFQSGNFAKPPQLYSHSDQQVQMQSSVPDQPYQTGWGGRAADLLNASYNAGGNVSMNIALNGVNKLQVGTAGGVSQYIVTSNGASSLSGFGTNYSSAATLNPDGSVASYKPNSAGKRLEGFDKIMRHTHDNLLEQGYNEVMQRSRDNEVFINTALLEAANSGVDFNAIFDGEDHDLGNELKMVAQLIAGRNCFGNQRQIFFVSTDGYDNHQNMLTAHGNRMSDLGGALAAFNEAMHQLGVHDNVLTLSQSDFTRTFTPNRTDPATAGSDHGYGGHQIVMGGPVQGGRVYGRFPTFKIGNVAGSIDTSGTRGRWIPSTSTDQYLAVAADWFGIARGSSEMETIFPNLGRFDDPWTGASNLFYTA; encoded by the coding sequence ATGCCCTACAAGACATCCAAGCCCACCGACAAGGGGATCGATCGCCGGACCTTCATGTCGAGGTCCGCCTGCGGCGCCATGGGGATCACCGCCCTCGTCAACTCGCTGGCCCACCTGCGCCTCATCCAGGCCGCCATGGCCTCCGGCGAGCCGGTCGGCGGCAACGACTACAAGGCTCTCGTCGTGGTCTTCCTCTTCGGCGGGAATGACAGCAACAACATGCTCATTCCCACCATCAACCATCCCCAGCGCGCCGACTACGACGCCGGCCGGGCCGTGCTGTCCATTTCCGATGGCAACCTGGCCAAACTGCAGGGGTGGGACGAAACCGGCGCGCCGGTCGCGCCGGGGGCGGAACAATACGGGGTCCATCCGAACTTCGGCGCCAACTCCGGCACCAACAACAACCCCGGCCCGCAGGCGCTCTACAACGCCGGCGAACTGGGCTTCGTGGCCAACGTCGGCACCCTCGTCGAGCCGTTCCACACCGACATCAACACCTTCGAGGCGGAGGCCCTCCCGAACTTCCAAAGCGGCAACTTCGCCAAGCCCCCGCAGCTTTACTCGCACAGCGACCAGCAGGTGCAGATGCAGAGTTCCGTGCCGGACCAGCCCTACCAGACCGGGTGGGGGGGGCGTGCCGCCGACCTTCTCAACGCCTCCTACAACGCCGGCGGAAACGTCTCCATGAACATCGCCCTCAACGGGGTCAACAAGCTCCAGGTCGGGACCGCGGGCGGTGTGTCGCAGTACATCGTGACCTCCAACGGCGCCAGCAGCCTGAGTGGCTTCGGCACCAACTACTCAAGTGCCGCCACCCTCAACCCCGACGGCAGCGTGGCGAGCTACAAGCCGAACAGTGCCGGGAAACGGCTCGAGGGCTTCGACAAGATCATGCGCCACACCCACGACAACCTGCTCGAGCAGGGCTACAACGAGGTCATGCAGCGGTCCCGCGACAATGAGGTGTTCATCAACACCGCCCTCCTCGAGGCGGCCAACAGCGGGGTCGACTTCAACGCGATCTTCGACGGCGAGGACCACGACCTCGGCAACGAGCTCAAGATGGTCGCCCAGTTGATCGCCGGCCGGAACTGCTTCGGCAACCAGCGCCAGATCTTCTTCGTCAGCACCGACGGTTACGACAACCACCAGAACATGCTCACCGCCCATGGGAACCGCATGTCGGACCTCGGCGGGGCGCTCGCCGCCTTCAACGAGGCCATGCACCAACTCGGGGTGCACGACAACGTGCTCACCCTTTCCCAGTCGGACTTCACCCGGACCTTCACGCCCAACCGGACCGACCCGGCCACGGCCGGCTCCGACCACGGCTACGGCGGCCACCAGATCGTGATGGGCGGCCCGGTCCAGGGTGGACGCGTCTACGGGCGCTTCCCGACGTTCAAGATCGGGAACGTGGCCGGCAGCATCGACACATCCGGCACGCGGGGCCGCTGGATCCCGTCGACTTCCACCGACCAATACCTCGCCGTCGCCGCCGACTGGTTCGGGATCGCGCGCGGTTCGAGCGAGATGGAGACGATCTTCCCGAACCTCGGCCGCTTCGACGACCCGTGGACCGGCGCCAGCAACCTGTTCTACACGGCTTGA
- a CDS encoding Ig-like domain-containing protein: protein MIVKPFLHTPAATLALATALVLATPLHAQLAGAPTPGDRVVHTIGSGATLGSDGVSNLGVSMVHDFDAAGTVLPDLADSFDLGADGGPDDTKLFLTSGHHLVLYGIEFDSVEDRAGIESFLRINGTETPYGASGGYARDATNDKLYSRGGTILEVAQGDSIEIETVRTDNEPRAITRLGADLQVVALDEAWTDFLRLGVTTSTEIMPAGVSDPLNLLYETEDEVDGASFAHGTGAGTSEITLKHSGHYLVLANTGFNVIGGSSERNVLTQEIFLNGAPVPGGATAAYMRHSGATDTLGGLIDDGTASIGVLIEVTDPDSVLEVRVSRDNVGSSSTVWLDPQRTALAIARLPKFGDYITLEGGPQPVNVTPATPLDFSASSGTSTDSFVFAPGTSASQVALAEAADYLFLSAHHGMADAAGSGSRSIVRHALQVTPSGGAAAPLGFGYGGAYNRDQHNNTDQARMSGGWTAGIMALGAGDVVEATTEQVGGGGGGAQVTTDSLGFQGMNLVRMSAPPTTPFVLENNPRSVTVNDSAFVITAADLRTIDGDHSAAQLTYTVDGSPVNGTLRLSAAPLGSGSTFTQDDIDNDLLDWLPGPTANAASGFSFTVRDPDLNAVSADYGANTVQMIVVGNDSGAVGEDSTASEADLSSGANLLANDTGDGLTVTSFDAVSAGGAAVVVNADGTFTYDPTVSQPLQGGGLGDTTPDTFGYTVTDAIGKTAAGTVTMNVGGANDQSVANDDSVTVVEDSPGGGDVLTNDSDLDTGETATLTVSMVDGDPGKVGVAITTVGGGTITLNPDGSFTYLTGPPQQAIAPGEAGYDYVTYKCRDVHGLESATDGILTLQIAGTDDGVIAYPNTYAIDNDEIATGDFILDDTGEGADASIDASEFLSLQAVDTSGTLGSLTITQPDVIGNRGTISVTDAVQTVNFGIPGMTNPVVIAGPPSRNETEPTVVRVTNVNAAAGTFDIQLVEQPETGVANDGDGPVHAAETVSWMVIEAGRYVLPNGAPLEAGLVNTSAIQHDGPGGSSWATVSFAGGYAAPPAVFHTIQTLNGTPAENAELFNTRVRSLSSISFEVALEDWEGDSEARTAAETIGWVAIGTGSGFLNGQPFDVMATPDAVTHSAYPISFTFDNGTAPELFASMTTFDGSDPSHVRRQNVTGATGEILIGEDTMNDTEISHTSEIVHYMAIGGSGPMVAYPIGAQLGSFSYEPPSSFDTLDAGESATDTFSYTITDSSGNTSSATVTIVVTGSGADTDGDGLPDKYEIDNGLNPNDPNDALTDPDGDGTTATQEYLFGTLENNAASVFRIRVSSVDKLAGTVGITIGPVFEGFSYQIANTTDLGIYSITEEFTATADSAEVLIEDVTLLNFEAYRALALRPSGTGVIAP from the coding sequence ATGATCGTGAAACCCTTCCTGCACACCCCGGCGGCCACGTTGGCCCTCGCCACGGCCCTCGTCCTGGCAACTCCGCTGCACGCCCAGCTTGCCGGCGCACCGACCCCCGGGGACCGGGTGGTGCACACCATCGGCTCCGGAGCGACACTCGGTAGCGATGGGGTGAGCAACCTCGGAGTCTCGATGGTGCACGACTTCGATGCCGCAGGGACGGTGCTCCCGGACCTTGCCGACAGCTTCGACCTCGGGGCCGACGGCGGGCCGGATGACACCAAGCTGTTCCTCACTTCCGGCCACCACCTCGTCCTCTACGGAATCGAGTTCGACTCCGTCGAGGACCGGGCGGGCATCGAGAGCTTCCTGCGGATCAACGGCACCGAAACACCCTACGGCGCCTCGGGCGGATACGCACGCGATGCCACGAACGACAAACTCTACTCGCGCGGAGGCACCATCCTCGAGGTGGCGCAAGGGGACTCCATCGAGATCGAGACGGTACGCACCGACAACGAGCCGCGGGCCATCACGCGCCTCGGCGCCGACCTGCAGGTCGTGGCTCTCGACGAAGCGTGGACCGACTTCCTGCGCCTTGGAGTGACGACCTCCACCGAGATCATGCCGGCGGGCGTCAGCGATCCCCTGAACCTGCTTTACGAGACCGAGGACGAAGTCGACGGGGCAAGCTTCGCCCACGGGACAGGCGCCGGGACGAGCGAGATCACCCTCAAGCACAGCGGGCATTACCTCGTCCTCGCCAACACCGGCTTCAACGTGATCGGCGGCTCCAGCGAGCGAAACGTGCTCACCCAGGAGATATTCCTGAACGGCGCGCCGGTGCCCGGAGGAGCCACCGCCGCCTACATGCGGCATTCCGGTGCCACCGACACCCTCGGCGGCCTGATCGACGACGGAACGGCCTCGATCGGCGTGCTCATCGAGGTGACCGATCCGGACTCGGTGCTGGAGGTGCGGGTGTCGCGCGACAACGTCGGGTCGAGTTCCACGGTATGGCTCGACCCGCAGCGCACCGCGTTGGCCATCGCACGCCTTCCCAAGTTTGGCGACTACATCACGCTCGAAGGAGGGCCGCAGCCGGTCAACGTCACCCCCGCAACGCCCCTCGATTTCTCGGCAAGCAGTGGCACCAGCACCGACTCCTTCGTCTTCGCTCCCGGGACGAGCGCCAGCCAAGTCGCCCTGGCGGAGGCGGCCGACTACCTCTTCCTGTCAGCGCATCATGGAATGGCGGATGCCGCCGGCAGCGGGTCGCGGTCCATCGTGAGGCACGCCCTGCAGGTGACGCCCTCGGGCGGCGCGGCGGCTCCGCTCGGCTTTGGGTACGGCGGCGCCTACAACCGGGACCAGCACAACAACACCGACCAAGCGCGGATGTCGGGCGGCTGGACCGCGGGCATCATGGCCCTCGGGGCGGGTGATGTGGTGGAAGCCACCACCGAGCAAGTGGGCGGCGGAGGCGGCGGGGCACAGGTCACCACCGACTCCCTTGGCTTCCAGGGGATGAACCTCGTCCGCATGTCGGCCCCGCCGACCACGCCCTTCGTCCTCGAAAACAACCCGCGCTCGGTCACGGTCAACGATTCGGCTTTCGTGATCACGGCCGCCGACTTGCGCACGATCGACGGCGACCACAGCGCCGCGCAGCTGACCTACACGGTCGACGGATCCCCGGTGAACGGCACGCTGCGTCTCAGCGCCGCGCCGTTGGGGAGCGGCAGCACGTTCACGCAGGACGACATCGACAACGACCTGCTGGACTGGCTGCCCGGCCCGACGGCGAACGCGGCATCCGGGTTCAGCTTCACGGTGCGTGACCCCGACCTCAATGCGGTCAGCGCCGACTATGGGGCCAACACGGTGCAGATGATCGTGGTTGGAAACGATTCCGGGGCGGTGGGCGAGGACAGCACCGCCAGCGAGGCCGACCTCAGCTCCGGGGCGAACCTCCTGGCCAATGATACCGGCGACGGACTGACCGTGACCTCCTTTGATGCCGTCAGCGCCGGGGGCGCGGCGGTGGTGGTGAATGCCGACGGCACCTTCACCTACGACCCGACCGTTTCGCAGCCCCTGCAGGGCGGCGGCCTCGGCGACACGACGCCCGACACCTTCGGCTACACGGTCACCGACGCCATCGGCAAGACCGCCGCGGGAACCGTTACGATGAACGTCGGAGGCGCCAACGACCAATCGGTGGCGAACGACGACAGCGTCACGGTGGTCGAGGACAGCCCGGGTGGCGGCGACGTGCTGACCAACGACAGCGACCTCGATACCGGGGAAACCGCCACCCTGACCGTGAGCATGGTGGACGGTGACCCGGGCAAGGTCGGCGTCGCAATCACCACCGTTGGCGGAGGGACCATCACCCTCAATCCCGACGGCTCCTTCACCTACCTCACCGGCCCCCCGCAGCAGGCGATCGCCCCCGGCGAAGCGGGCTACGATTACGTGACCTACAAGTGCCGGGACGTCCACGGCCTCGAGTCTGCCACTGACGGGATCCTCACCCTCCAGATCGCTGGCACCGATGACGGGGTGATCGCCTACCCGAACACGTATGCGATCGACAACGACGAGATCGCCACCGGTGACTTCATCCTCGACGACACCGGGGAAGGCGCTGACGCGAGCATCGACGCAAGCGAGTTCCTGTCGCTGCAGGCGGTCGACACCAGCGGAACCCTCGGGTCGCTGACCATCACCCAGCCGGACGTGATCGGGAACCGCGGGACGATCTCCGTGACGGACGCGGTGCAGACGGTGAACTTCGGCATCCCGGGCATGACGAATCCCGTCGTCATCGCCGGTCCGCCGAGCCGCAACGAGACCGAGCCGACGGTGGTGCGGGTCACCAATGTCAATGCCGCCGCGGGCACCTTTGACATCCAGCTTGTGGAGCAACCCGAAACGGGAGTGGCCAACGATGGCGACGGCCCGGTGCACGCCGCGGAGACCGTTTCGTGGATGGTCATCGAGGCGGGGCGTTACGTCCTGCCGAACGGCGCGCCGCTCGAGGCGGGCTTGGTCAACACCAGTGCCATCCAGCACGACGGGCCCGGCGGAAGCTCGTGGGCTACGGTGAGCTTCGCAGGTGGCTATGCCGCACCTCCCGCGGTGTTCCACACGATCCAGACGCTCAACGGAACCCCTGCGGAAAACGCGGAGTTGTTCAATACCCGCGTCAGGTCCCTCAGCAGCATCTCGTTCGAGGTCGCCCTCGAGGACTGGGAAGGTGACAGCGAGGCGCGCACCGCGGCCGAGACGATCGGCTGGGTGGCCATCGGGACCGGATCAGGGTTCCTCAACGGACAGCCCTTTGATGTCATGGCAACGCCCGACGCCGTGACCCACAGCGCCTACCCGATCTCCTTCACCTTCGACAACGGGACGGCACCGGAGCTCTTCGCCTCCATGACGACTTTCGACGGCTCGGATCCGTCGCATGTGCGCCGACAGAATGTCACCGGGGCCACCGGCGAGATCCTCATCGGCGAGGACACCATGAACGACACCGAGATCAGCCACACCAGCGAGATCGTGCACTACATGGCCATCGGTGGTAGCGGACCCATGGTGGCCTATCCGATCGGGGCGCAGCTCGGCAGCTTCAGCTACGAGCCCCCGTCCTCCTTCGACACGCTCGATGCCGGCGAGTCGGCGACCGACACCTTCTCCTACACGATCACCGATTCCAGCGGCAACACCTCCAGCGCCACGGTGACCATTGTCGTCACTGGATCCGGCGCCGACACCGACGGGGACGGCCTGCCGGACAAGTATGAAATCGACAACGGCCTGAACCCGAACGATCCGAATGACGCCCTGACCGACCCCGATGGCGACGGCACGACCGCCACCCAGGAGTACCTTTTCGGCACCCTTGAGAACAATGCGGCCAGCGTCTTCCGCATCCGCGTCTCCTCGGTCGACAAGCTCGCGGGGACGGTCGGGATCACCATCGGGCCGGTCTTTGAAGGCTTCTCTTACCAGATCGCCAACACCACTGACCTCGGCATCTACAGCATCACCGAAGAATTCACGGCGACCGCCGACAGTGCCGAAGTCCTGATCGAGGACGTGACCTTGCTGAACTTCGAAGCCTACCGCGCCCTGGCGCTTCGCCCCTCCGGGACCGGGGTCATCGCGCCGTAA
- a CDS encoding peroxiredoxin family protein, with amino-acid sequence MCSLNSWLVVAGFVLTGPLAPAQQAAPPDNNAWKGRLYCMAAWARSANPEEPRSVQEAFLGAPSLLPREIEGLEPLTFPVDSASDEARRWFGQGLACLHLLWNEEAERAFRAVVAADPDCAMGYWGLAMVNVDRPGRGAYFARMAAGKLRPQSSATVRTWVEAVQRYYADPAADPVPRHQRFASDLEDLAIAEPNNVEAKAIFLRQLVLNAYRGGLELRSPWAADRLAAEITAAVPGHPARSHRLLLWMNSKPNYLADQGLLDPGRLPPEAVVSQWRFLAEAQGAAGRWEASAESMVRSVDAGIRHRKGWFDQPLLVPGFDENVEVLAGTLSLLGRVEEALSLARAMVAQPLPSTVVGTVDTDPFNSSAYARGLRSYARICIEHGLQERLSRYATDLPVQQVPGDSETVLRGEIEALAAGKPAGDIAWLSPEARLAGMVAAGESAAAELLASLPDERCRAFLPRALKILHHVEAGRTKEAMQAFDNSFRAAAGAADSPWLRSDGFVKLAQLRRVTGDWPLAPTPAANRLAKSVEGVRKDYLSGFPGAPGFVLPDGTGSETSLAAFRGRPVLVIFFLGAGCLQCVEQLHAFLPLGPRFEEAGIPIVAISSDPVEVLEFTIREERRGQKPIPFTILSDSELEVFRDYLVYNEFEKRPVHGTFLLDAEGHVRWWTTDNQPFMDPLWLLRESSRILD; translated from the coding sequence ATGTGCTCTTTGAATAGCTGGCTGGTCGTTGCCGGGTTCGTCCTCACGGGACCCCTTGCGCCCGCGCAACAGGCCGCACCGCCGGACAATAACGCTTGGAAGGGACGCCTCTACTGCATGGCGGCCTGGGCGCGGAGCGCCAATCCGGAAGAACCCCGCAGCGTGCAAGAGGCCTTCCTTGGCGCCCCGTCGCTCCTGCCGCGCGAGATCGAAGGTCTGGAGCCGCTGACGTTTCCGGTCGATTCCGCCTCCGACGAGGCCCGCCGCTGGTTCGGACAGGGGCTGGCGTGCCTTCACCTGCTGTGGAACGAGGAAGCCGAGCGCGCCTTCCGGGCGGTTGTCGCCGCCGATCCCGACTGCGCCATGGGTTACTGGGGGCTCGCCATGGTGAACGTCGACCGCCCCGGTCGCGGTGCTTACTTCGCCCGAATGGCGGCCGGCAAGCTCCGCCCGCAGTCCTCCGCGACGGTGCGCACGTGGGTCGAAGCGGTGCAGCGATACTACGCGGACCCGGCTGCGGACCCGGTCCCCCGCCACCAACGATTTGCCTCCGACCTCGAGGATCTCGCCATCGCCGAGCCGAACAACGTCGAGGCGAAGGCGATCTTCCTCCGTCAGCTCGTCCTCAACGCCTACCGGGGCGGCCTCGAACTCCGCAGCCCGTGGGCGGCCGACCGCCTCGCGGCCGAGATCACGGCCGCCGTCCCCGGGCACCCGGCCCGGAGCCATCGGTTGCTCCTGTGGATGAACAGCAAACCCAACTACCTCGCCGACCAGGGACTCCTCGACCCGGGCCGACTGCCGCCGGAGGCGGTCGTTTCGCAATGGCGCTTCCTCGCCGAAGCCCAGGGCGCCGCCGGCCGTTGGGAAGCCAGCGCCGAGTCCATGGTCCGCTCGGTCGATGCCGGCATCCGCCACCGCAAGGGCTGGTTCGACCAGCCGCTGCTCGTGCCCGGATTCGACGAAAACGTGGAGGTTCTCGCCGGGACCCTGAGCCTTCTCGGACGGGTCGAAGAGGCCCTCAGCCTCGCCCGGGCCATGGTCGCCCAGCCCCTGCCGTCCACCGTCGTCGGCACGGTGGACACCGACCCGTTCAACAGCTCGGCTTACGCCCGGGGGTTGCGCTCCTACGCCCGCATCTGCATTGAGCATGGACTGCAGGAGAGGCTGTCCCGCTACGCCACCGACCTGCCCGTCCAACAGGTCCCGGGTGATTCCGAGACGGTCCTCCGCGGCGAGATCGAGGCGCTGGCCGCCGGCAAGCCGGCCGGTGACATCGCATGGCTTTCGCCGGAAGCGCGCCTAGCTGGCATGGTCGCCGCCGGCGAGTCCGCCGCCGCCGAACTGCTCGCCAGCCTCCCGGATGAACGGTGCCGAGCCTTCCTACCGCGCGCCCTCAAGATCCTTCACCACGTCGAGGCCGGCCGAACGAAGGAGGCGATGCAGGCCTTCGACAACTCCTTCCGCGCTGCGGCGGGTGCCGCCGACTCGCCATGGCTCCGCTCGGATGGGTTCGTGAAGCTCGCCCAGTTGAGGCGAGTGACCGGCGATTGGCCACTCGCCCCCACCCCGGCGGCCAACCGCCTTGCGAAGTCCGTTGAGGGCGTCCGGAAAGATTATCTCTCCGGATTCCCCGGGGCCCCCGGGTTCGTTCTCCCCGACGGCACCGGTAGTGAGACCAGCCTCGCCGCATTCCGCGGTCGGCCGGTCCTCGTCATCTTCTTCCTCGGAGCCGGCTGCCTCCAGTGCGTCGAGCAACTGCATGCCTTCCTGCCACTCGGGCCTCGGTTCGAGGAAGCCGGCATCCCGATCGTCGCGATCAGCTCCGACCCGGTCGAGGTGCTCGAGTTCACCATTCGCGAAGAACGCCGCGGCCAGAAACCCATCCCGTTCACCATCCTCTCCGATTCCGAACTCGAGGTGTTTCGCGACTACCTCGTCTACAACGAGTTCGAAAAACGCCCCGTTCACGGAACCTTCCTTCTCGATGCCGAGGGACACGTCCGTTGGTGGACCACCGACAACCAGCCCTTCATGGACCCACTCTGGCTCCTCCGCGAGTCCAGCCGGATTCTCGACTGA